Proteins from one Miscanthus floridulus cultivar M001 unplaced genomic scaffold, ASM1932011v1 fs_392_1_2, whole genome shotgun sequence genomic window:
- the LOC136531615 gene encoding DExH-box ATP-dependent RNA helicase DExH6-like, producing the protein MRAVLMAGAYPMVGKLLPPRKNARKTVVETASGAKVRLHPHSCNFNLSFNKSSGKPLLIYDEITRGDGGMYIKNSSVVGSYPLLLIATEMVVAPPDDGSDDEEEDSSEDEAEENTLVQHKEEIMSSPDSTVSVVVDRWLRFDATALDVAQIYCLREHLASAILFKVKHPQDVLPPALGASMYAIACILSYDGLPAMVPPNDLSANGGSGQNLAEASRFSQGRAGYIPPSGFLMSLLADKTHPGGSSAHTRPSRAPVGRFDRSQRPFRNSGPGSLAPRSFKRQRDAARNERKELWHINGFLCRRAQRSPFL; encoded by the exons ATGCGTGCTGTTCTTATGGCTGGTGCGTACCCAATGGTAGGGAAATTGCTCCCTCCTCGCAAAAATGCTAGAAAAACAGTTGTGGAAACAGCAAGTGGTGCCAAAGTTCGTCTGCACCCACACTCCTGCAACTTTAACCTATCTTTCAATAAATCTTCTGGGAAGCCGCTGCTGATATACGATGAGATCACTCGAGGTGATGGTGGAATGTATATAAAAAATTCTTCAGTTGTTGGGTCATATCCTTTGCTTCTAATAGCTACAGAAATGGTTGTTGCTCCACCTGATGATGgtagtgatgatgaggaggaagattcCAGTGAGGATGAAGCTGAGGAAAACACTTTGGTACAGCACAAAGAAGAGATCATGTCTTCACCTGATAGCACTGTTTCAGTTGTTGTTGATCGGTGGCTCCGGTTTGACGCTACGGCTCTGGATGTTGCTCAAATATACTGCTTAAGAGAACATCTAGCATCTGCTATTCTTTTCAAA GTGAAACATCCGCAAGATGTTCTACCGCCTGCGCTTGGAGCGTCAATGTATGCCATCGCATGCATCCTTTCATATGATGGCTTGCCTGCTATGGTTCCACCGAATGATCTTTCAGCAAACGGAGGTTCAGGCCAGAATTTAGCAGAAGCTAGCAGATTCTCTCAGGGAAGAGCGGGTTATATTCCACCTAGTGGTTTTCTGATGTCCTTATTAGCTGATAAGACCCATCCAGGAGGTTCTTCAGCGCATACTCGGCCATCCAGGGCTCCTGTTGGTAGGTTTGATCGATCTCAGCGTCCTTTCCGCAATTCTGGACCTGGGAGTTTAGCACCACGTTCTTTCAAAAGGCAGCGCGACGCTGCACG AAATGAAAGGAAAGAATTATGGCACATCAATGGATTCCTCTGTCGAAGAGCTCAGAGATCACCGTTTTTGTAG